The sequence TGCATAGTCTATAGTTTCTTTAGTACGCTCCTGGCTCTTGATCACGTAGGGGCAAGTATTGCACGAGAACATCACCAATAACCCATTCGCAGTCTTAGCAGAATTAAGCGACACTTCTTTCTTGTCTACCGAGGTGAACTTGTCGTTGCCCATAGGTATACCCGCGCCTATCTCCAGGCTTTGCGCAAAAACAGCAGTTGAAAGACTTAGGGTAATAGCAGTCGCTAACAGTTTTATCTTTTTCATTAATGGCTTATTTTCTACTAAAGTTAAGGATAAAAGACATTGCACGCTTTCATCAATACCTAGCTTACTTACCGGCTGTCTTCGTATCAAGGCTGATATTTTCATCGCCAGCCTGGTAGGGCAAGTACATGACGATCAACTGGAACATTTCATCGGTTGCACGCATGCTACCCTGCTGATCGCGAATAAGGCGCGGCGGCATGAAGGGATTATTCATGTTCTGTTTGGTGTTATCATACAAACCTTCAGCAACTATAGTACTGCCTGCGGGTACCTTCACCATTTTTTTGAACGTGTAGAAATACTGCCAGTTGAAATCCCACCGTGGTATCGATATGAGTTTAATAGTATCACCGCCATCAGGAGGTAACGCATACGCTTTAAAACTCTTCCCGATCATGTGCATATGCGGGTTAAGGGTCAGTATCGAAATCTCTTCCGGTACTTTGTACCTGCTCCATACTTTCTTCACCGTATTTGGCTGAACAACCAGGTCCGGTTCAACCGGCGACACGCCAAGCGTGCCCAATTGAAACTCTTTTACCGGACGATTGGGCGGTGTTTTAGCAAAGAATATGTTGATATAAGAGCTATCCCAAACGGGTTGATTTTTTGTAAATCCATAGTGCAGATCGTTCAATAAAAAAGCCCCTTTACGTGGTAACTGGTAACCACCAACACCTGGGGGATACAGCTGCCCAAATACACCCGGCAGAAAATTAACCACCGACCGTTGCAGTGTTGGGAATGAACCATCGTCGTTAGGTATGCCGAGCTTTTTATAGGCCAGCATCACAGTGCTATCATTTACCATATCGGCCACACGATCTCCCTCATAAACGTTACCTTTCTTTTCAAACTGGTACTTGATCATGTCGCCATTCACGTGGTGCACGACGCTGTTGTTACCCGGCACAAATTCTATAACACTGGCATAGGTATCAGCGGGTAGTTCAAATGGTACTTTAATGATCAGGAACTTATCACCGCTATTTGCCGGCAGAAAGTACGGCTGAACAGCTATGCGCATATCCGGTTTGCCGATAGTAGAACCCTCCGGGTACGCAGGAAGTTGCGGCATCTTATCCTTGGGCCCTTCAAGGGCACCATCTTGCACCCATTTTTGTACCAGCTTGATATCGTGCTCGCTCAGCACGCGCTGACCTACGAACTCTGTATAGTGTGGATCTGCAGGCCATGGCGGCATCAGGCGTTCGCCTACCATGTAGGCCATCGATGCCGCGTATGTCTTCGCGTCTTTGTAGGAGATCAGATCGAAATGCGCTCCACCATTGGGCCTGTGACAAATCGTACAGTTATTATAAAGCAATGGCGCAATATGCTCTGTAAAGGTAACCTGGTCGGGAAGTCGCTGTTCACCGCCACATGACGATAACAGAGCAACAGCACTAAGAAGAAATATATTAAACCTGCGCTTCAGGAACATCGTTTTTAGAAGTTTGTGCCAGCATGATGCTTACGTTCAGCTCGTAGCCAAGCAGTATGACCATTGTATTCAGCCACATCCACACCATGAAGGCCATGATCGAACCAATAGAACCGTAAACCTTGCTGTAATTTATAAAGTTGTTCACCAGGAAGTAAAATACGAATGTGGTGATGATACAAAGGATAGTAGCAAATACGGAACCGGGTGACACAAAATCGAAACGGTCGTTGAGCGACGGACCGTATGTATACACCACTGATATCGAACTGAAAATAAGCAGACCTATGATTAACAAGCTCACCAACCTTGGCACTAAGGTATTATCAAATACCTGCAGAATAATTTCATTCAGCTCCTGGCTTTGTATGATAAGGGCAGCCAGTGTTAGTATCACAACGCCCATCAACATAAATGTCAGCTTTATAGCTGTCCATCGTTTTCTTAGCCCCGATCGCTTCACATAGAAAGGAAGGCTTTTCTCAAAGTTGCGTATCAGGCCCATCATACCATTTGACGAGAAGAATATCGTCAGCAAAAGACCAAATGAAAGCACACCCTCCTGGGTATTGTTCATAAAGTCTACTATGATGCCACTTATGTTATTGTAGGCGTTAACGTTGGGAGTAATATACCTCAACACCATTAGGATCGTATTCTGCACATCATGGAGCGGCAGGTAAGGCACCAGCGAGAACAGGAACAGCAACGTAGGTGGTATGGCCATCAGGAAGTTGTAAGTAACTGCAGCACAGCTCACATTGAGCCTGCTGTTCCTGATACCCTGCAAAAAGAATTTCGTTACCTCGTATAGCGATAATCCTTCCGTACCCGGAACTATGATCTTCTTTGCCCTATCCCTTACAACACGTACCGGTCTACTCTGCCTAACATACTGTTGCAGTACTGTCATACCGCAAAGTACGGTCAAAGATTGGTCAGAACGAAATCCGTCATCTTTTTGTAGAGATGAAAGCGGGCGTTTCCACCGGTAATACCATGGTGCCTGTTAGGATAATATTCGCCATCAAACTCTTTATTGGCTTTTATAAGCGCATCCGTTAGCATCACAGCGTTCTGAAAATGCACGTTATCATCGGCAGTACCATGCACCAGCAGGAACTTGCCTTTCAGGCGGTCAGCCATCTTCTCAGGTGCGTTCTCGTCATACCCCTTCTCGTTCTCCTGCGGTGTACGCATGTAGCGCTCTGTATAGATATTATCATAATAGCGCCAGTTGGAAACCGGTGCAACCGCAATTGCCATCTTAAATACATCGTTGCCTTTGAACAAGCAGGTGCTGCTCATAAAACCACCATAGCTCCAGCCCCAGATACCAATACGGCTTTTATCAACATAAGGCAGCGTACCCAGGTATGTTGCTACAGCGATCTGGTCGTCACTTTCATATTTGCCCAGCTGCAGGTAAGTCTTTTTCTTAAACTCCTGGCCGCGAAAACCGGTACCGGTACCGTCTGCACACACGATGATATACCCTTTCTCTGCCAGCATCTGGTGCCAGAAGAAATCACGCACAGGGAACCGATCGCCTACTTCCTGAGAACCCGGGCCACTGTACTGGAACATCAACACAGGATATTTTTTCTGATCGTTGAAGTTTGGCGGAGTGATGACCCATGCATTAAGTGTTTTGTTATCTCCCACTTCCAGTTGCCTCAGGCTGATGTTGCCGAGATCGTACTCCCACATTTTTCCTTTTAGTGCAGCATTGTCTTCCAGTGTACGAACGACCTTCCCCTTGTTATCCCTCAATGTATATACAGAAGGCATAGTGAGCGTTGAGTGCCTGTCGAGGAAATAATTAAACCCTTCGATTGGCGTGATCCCGTGCGTTCCCTCTTCGGGTGTCAGTGTCCTCCTGTTCTTTCCTTCAAAGTTTACCGAATACAGTTTGCGCTCTACCGGTGTTTTCTCAGCAGCAGTATAAAATACCAGGTTGCGTTTTTCGTCTATACCAACAATTTGTTCCACATCATAATTGCCACCGGTAAGCGCTGTAAGCCTCTTGCTTTTCCAGTCCCAGCGATACAGGTGATTGTAACCGCTGCGTTCGCTGTGTAATACTAGTGACCTGTTGTCGGGCAGGAATGCAAGGTTGTCATCAATATCAATATAATAAGGGTTCTGTTCGTTGTAAATAACGCTCGAATTACCACTGGTCGCATCGGCCAGAAGCAGATCCAGGTTGTTTTGCAAACGATTAAGCCTAAAAATGCAAAGCTTTGAAGCATCTTTGGTCCATTTGATGCGAGGTATATACTGGTCGGTTTCGGTACCCACGTTAGCCGTCACAGTCCTCGCATCCTTTACATCGTATACTTTGATCTGCACCACCGAATTAGGCTCACCGGCTTTGGGATATTTGTAGACATAGTTATATGGGTACAGCCCGGTGTACATGGGTAATATGTATTGAGGCACCTGTGACTCATCAAAACGGTAGAAGGCCAGGTACCTGCTGTCGGGCGACCAATCAAAGGCGCGGGTGAACTCGAACTCCTCTTCATACACCCAGTCACAGTTACCATTAATGACCTTGTTTACCACACCATCGGTTGTTACCGCTACAGTTTCTCCGGTCTTCAGGTCTTTATAATAGAGGTTATTTGCGCTAACAAACGCTACTTTACTGCCGTCGGGCGAAAACGTAGCATGCAGCACTTTAGCTGTATCTATCTGCAGTACTTTGCCAGTACTCATATCGTATACATATGAACGGTAGAGGGCCGACCTGCGGTAGACAGGCTGCCCTTCGTTCCTGATCAATATCTTTTTTTCATCTTTACTGAACGAATAATCATCCAGTGAAAGCTGTTTGCCTTCAAGAGTGTGCTCACCATTGTCGAATACTGTGCGTTCCTGCTTACCAGTCTTCAGATCGTATACACGCAATACCTGGCGGTCGCCTTCTTTGTCTATCTGTGTATACACCTTGCCGTCGCTCATGGCATTGAATCCCGGAACCACTTTCGGGCGAAAGGTATTTTTTACCCAGATATCCTCAAGGGTTATCTGTTTCTTTTGTGCAAACGATAGTTGGGCGATACAAATAAGTGCTAACCAGGAATAGCGCATAATGAGACATTATTAAGACGTCCAAAAATAACATCTAAGCGTCAGAGAATGAAATGCCTACAATATGATTTCGGGGTAAAATAAGGGGGATAAAAAGCACAAAGGGTGCATTGCTGCACCCTTCACTTATTTAAAAGAGGTTGTTTAATAGTCGATCGTGGCTTGGATACCGCGGTTAATGAGTGCTTCTGCCAATGGCCTCAGAAAATCAAAGCTGCCTTTTTTAACGCCATATTTTCCTTTGTGGTGAATGATCATAGCACATTGCTCAGCCTGCTCAGGGCTATGCTCGCAAACATCAATCAGAGATTCTATGACGTGGTCGAATGTGTTTATGTCATCATTCCAGACGATAAGGTTGTGCAGTTCCTCCACCAGGACGTCCTGGTCTTCTTCACCCTGGGTTTGCCATTGCAATCCTCCCTGGTTCTCCCATAAAGCACTCATAATGTTCAGGTTTTCTTATTTCACGCAAAGATAAGGAAAATCATAACTCGACCATCTGAAGCGGGCATTACCAATATAATTTCGATTTTTGCAGCATGTTCGTAAAAAAATCGATGGAGGAACTGGGCCGGCTCTCGCACGACGAGATGAAAGCCACTGGAAAACACCCGGTTATCGTGATAATGGACGATGTTCGCAGTATGCACAACGTTGGCTCGGCATTTCGCACCTGCGATGCTTTTGCCATCGAGGCGCTATACCTGTGCGGGTACACACCTACTCCGCCCCACCGCGATATTCACAAAACTGCATTGGGTGCCACCGAAACCGTTAAATGGCAACATTTCAAAACAACCGTTGAAGCAGTACAGGTGGCCAAAGACGCCGGCTATGTGATATACTCTGTTGAGCAAGCTCATAACAGTA comes from Polluticoccus soli and encodes:
- a CDS encoding RNA methyltransferase produces the protein MFVKKSMEELGRLSHDEMKATGKHPVIVIMDDVRSMHNVGSAFRTCDAFAIEALYLCGYTPTPPHRDIHKTALGATETVKWQHFKTTVEAVQVAKDAGYVIYSVEQAHNSIQLNSFSWSNEKIALVFGNEVTGVNDEVLVLSDGVIEIPQWGAKHSLNISVSMGVVLWELVRK
- a CDS encoding S9 family peptidase, which codes for MRYSWLALICIAQLSFAQKKQITLEDIWVKNTFRPKVVPGFNAMSDGKVYTQIDKEGDRQVLRVYDLKTGKQERTVFDNGEHTLEGKQLSLDDYSFSKDEKKILIRNEGQPVYRRSALYRSYVYDMSTGKVLQIDTAKVLHATFSPDGSKVAFVSANNLYYKDLKTGETVAVTTDGVVNKVINGNCDWVYEEEFEFTRAFDWSPDSRYLAFYRFDESQVPQYILPMYTGLYPYNYVYKYPKAGEPNSVVQIKVYDVKDARTVTANVGTETDQYIPRIKWTKDASKLCIFRLNRLQNNLDLLLADATSGNSSVIYNEQNPYYIDIDDNLAFLPDNRSLVLHSERSGYNHLYRWDWKSKRLTALTGGNYDVEQIVGIDEKRNLVFYTAAEKTPVERKLYSVNFEGKNRRTLTPEEGTHGITPIEGFNYFLDRHSTLTMPSVYTLRDNKGKVVRTLEDNAALKGKMWEYDLGNISLRQLEVGDNKTLNAWVITPPNFNDQKKYPVLMFQYSGPGSQEVGDRFPVRDFFWHQMLAEKGYIIVCADGTGTGFRGQEFKKKTYLQLGKYESDDQIAVATYLGTLPYVDKSRIGIWGWSYGGFMSSTCLFKGNDVFKMAIAVAPVSNWRYYDNIYTERYMRTPQENEKGYDENAPEKMADRLKGKFLLVHGTADDNVHFQNAVMLTDALIKANKEFDGEYYPNRHHGITGGNARFHLYKKMTDFVLTNL
- a CDS encoding YihY/virulence factor BrkB family protein, which encodes MTVLQQYVRQSRPVRVVRDRAKKIIVPGTEGLSLYEVTKFFLQGIRNSRLNVSCAAVTYNFLMAIPPTLLFLFSLVPYLPLHDVQNTILMVLRYITPNVNAYNNISGIIVDFMNNTQEGVLSFGLLLTIFFSSNGMMGLIRNFEKSLPFYVKRSGLRKRWTAIKLTFMLMGVVILTLAALIIQSQELNEIILQVFDNTLVPRLVSLLIIGLLIFSSISVVYTYGPSLNDRFDFVSPGSVFATILCIITTFVFYFLVNNFINYSKVYGSIGSIMAFMVWMWLNTMVILLGYELNVSIMLAQTSKNDVPEAQV
- a CDS encoding ATP-dependent Clp protease adaptor ClpS, with product MSALWENQGGLQWQTQGEEDQDVLVEELHNLIVWNDDINTFDHVIESLIDVCEHSPEQAEQCAMIIHHKGKYGVKKGSFDFLRPLAEALINRGIQATIDY